From a region of the Corvus cornix cornix isolate S_Up_H32 chromosome 2, ASM73873v5, whole genome shotgun sequence genome:
- the C2H5orf22 gene encoding UPF0489 protein C5orf22 homolog isoform X2, whose product MPADTVFDKEALFSELSIENWIMPAVYAGHISQVVWLHPPWAQQISEGKHNFLVGKDVSTTTIRVTGTDHYFLSDGLYVPADQLENQKPLNLHVILINPTESSNSPEGNGKVASAKRLKLNTDDTASATSASSVAPGDLDHTIPSVKKKEIQNAGALSRAETLAECSASSCLKNSECPLRDVVKDVCQVLQKGDAYVLDIDLDFFSVKNPFKEMYTQTEYELLQELYNFKKPHKNATEEDLLDCVENRVHQLEDLEAAFADLCDSDDEETLQKWASYPGMKPLLQLVHSLKTRMESPDYEMVHQAGLTCDYVELPHHVSTEEEIEGLIQSIRVLLTDLPMPTLVTVARSSLDDYCPSEQVDMIQEKVLSLLRSVYGSLDVHLDYSRTSSSS is encoded by the exons ATGCCTGCAGACACTGTATTTGACAAAGAAGCTCTTTTTAG CGAATTAAGTATTGAGAACTGGATTATGCCTGCTGTTTATGCTGGCCATATTTCTCAAGTAGTATGGCTTCACCCACCCTGGGCTCAGCAGATCTCAGAAGGGAAACACAATTTTCTAGTTGGGAAAGATGTATCAACAACAACAATCAG GGTTACTGGCACAGATCATTACTTCTTAAGTGATGGTCTTTATGTTCCTGCTGATCAGCTAGAAAACCAGAAGCCTTTAAATTTGCACGTCATTCTCATCAATCCTACTGAGTCATCAAACAGCCCGGAAGGAAATGGCAAAGTAGCATCTGCTAAAAGACTGAAGCTAAATACAGATGACACAGCAAGTGCCACTTCTGCCTCTTCAGTAGCTCCTGGTGACCTTGATCACACGATCCCGAgtgtgaagaaaaaggaaatacaaaatgcagGTGCCCTCAGTAGGGCAGAAACCTTGGCAGAGTGCTCAGCTTCAAGCTGTCTCAAAAACAGTGAATGCCCATTAAGGGATGTTGTTAAAGATGTCTGCCAAGTACTGCAGAAAGGGGATGCATATGTTTTGGACATtgacttggattttttttcagttaaaaatccATTCAAAGAAATGTACACACAG acagaatACGAGCTTTTGCAAGAGTTGTACAATTTCAAGAAGCCACATAAAAATGCAACAGAG GAAGACTTGCTGGATTGTGTTGAAAACCGTGTTCATCAGCTGGAAGATCTGGAAGCAGCATTTGCAGATTTGTGTGACAGTGATGACGAAGAAACCCTACAGAAATGGGCTTCATATCCTGG AATGAAGCCACTTCTTCAACTAGTTCACAGTTTGAAAACCAGGATGGAAAGCCCAGACTATGAAATG GTCCATCAGGCTGGTCTGACCTGTGATTATGTGGAGCTTCCTCACCATGTTAGCACTGAAGAGGAGATCGAAGGCCTCATACAATCCATTAGAGTTCTGCTGACAGATCTGCCCATGCCCACGCTTGTGACAGTTGCTCG atcaAGTTTGGATGACTACTGCCCTTCAGAGCAGGTTGACATGATTCAAGAGAAAGTTCTCAGTTTACTACGTTCAGTGTATGGTTCTCTGGATGTGCACTTAGATTACTCAAGAACTTCATCTTCTTCATGA
- the C2H5orf22 gene encoding UPF0489 protein C5orf22 homolog isoform X1, giving the protein MSGAEPGPGGASRPRGAARRHYSALPVWVVEDHQDVLPFIYRAIGSKHLPASNISFVHLDSHPDLLIPVNMPADTVFDKEALFSELSIENWIMPAVYAGHISQVVWLHPPWAQQISEGKHNFLVGKDVSTTTIRVTGTDHYFLSDGLYVPADQLENQKPLNLHVILINPTESSNSPEGNGKVASAKRLKLNTDDTASATSASSVAPGDLDHTIPSVKKKEIQNAGALSRAETLAECSASSCLKNSECPLRDVVKDVCQVLQKGDAYVLDIDLDFFSVKNPFKEMYTQTEYELLQELYNFKKPHKNATEEDLLDCVENRVHQLEDLEAAFADLCDSDDEETLQKWASYPGMKPLLQLVHSLKTRMESPDYEMVHQAGLTCDYVELPHHVSTEEEIEGLIQSIRVLLTDLPMPTLVTVARSSLDDYCPSEQVDMIQEKVLSLLRSVYGSLDVHLDYSRTSSSS; this is encoded by the exons atgagcggagcggagccgggGCCCGGCGGCGCGTCCCGGCCGCGCGGGGCCGCCCGGCGGCACTACTCGGCCCTGCCCGTGTGGGTGGTGGAGGACCACCAGGAC GTGCTGCCTTTCATCTATCGTGCCATTGGTTCAAAGCATCTTCCTGCCAGTAACATCAGTTTTGTTCATCTTGATTCCCATCCAGACCTTCTTATTCCTGTGAATATGCCTGCAGACACTGTATTTGACAAAGAAGCTCTTTTTAG CGAATTAAGTATTGAGAACTGGATTATGCCTGCTGTTTATGCTGGCCATATTTCTCAAGTAGTATGGCTTCACCCACCCTGGGCTCAGCAGATCTCAGAAGGGAAACACAATTTTCTAGTTGGGAAAGATGTATCAACAACAACAATCAG GGTTACTGGCACAGATCATTACTTCTTAAGTGATGGTCTTTATGTTCCTGCTGATCAGCTAGAAAACCAGAAGCCTTTAAATTTGCACGTCATTCTCATCAATCCTACTGAGTCATCAAACAGCCCGGAAGGAAATGGCAAAGTAGCATCTGCTAAAAGACTGAAGCTAAATACAGATGACACAGCAAGTGCCACTTCTGCCTCTTCAGTAGCTCCTGGTGACCTTGATCACACGATCCCGAgtgtgaagaaaaaggaaatacaaaatgcagGTGCCCTCAGTAGGGCAGAAACCTTGGCAGAGTGCTCAGCTTCAAGCTGTCTCAAAAACAGTGAATGCCCATTAAGGGATGTTGTTAAAGATGTCTGCCAAGTACTGCAGAAAGGGGATGCATATGTTTTGGACATtgacttggattttttttcagttaaaaatccATTCAAAGAAATGTACACACAG acagaatACGAGCTTTTGCAAGAGTTGTACAATTTCAAGAAGCCACATAAAAATGCAACAGAG GAAGACTTGCTGGATTGTGTTGAAAACCGTGTTCATCAGCTGGAAGATCTGGAAGCAGCATTTGCAGATTTGTGTGACAGTGATGACGAAGAAACCCTACAGAAATGGGCTTCATATCCTGG AATGAAGCCACTTCTTCAACTAGTTCACAGTTTGAAAACCAGGATGGAAAGCCCAGACTATGAAATG GTCCATCAGGCTGGTCTGACCTGTGATTATGTGGAGCTTCCTCACCATGTTAGCACTGAAGAGGAGATCGAAGGCCTCATACAATCCATTAGAGTTCTGCTGACAGATCTGCCCATGCCCACGCTTGTGACAGTTGCTCG atcaAGTTTGGATGACTACTGCCCTTCAGAGCAGGTTGACATGATTCAAGAGAAAGTTCTCAGTTTACTACGTTCAGTGTATGGTTCTCTGGATGTGCACTTAGATTACTCAAGAACTTCATCTTCTTCATGA